A genome region from Bacillaceae bacterium IKA-2 includes the following:
- the gpr gene encoding GPR endopeptidase, producing the protein MAKEINLEQYNVRTDLALEAHELVKEKEATKAPEQRQSINGVIVKERDEEGVHITTVEIAKEGAEQLGKKAGSYITFEIQGIRNQDSELQEKVERVFAKEFNQFLKQLGINKDASCLVVGLGNWNVTPDALGPITVENLLITKHLFELQPEQVSDGFRPVSAITPGVMGLTGIETSDIIKGVIEKTKPDFVIAIDALASRSIERVNTTIQVSDSGIHPGSGVGNKRKELSKETLGIPVIAIGIPTVVDAVSITSDTIDYVLKHFGREMREGHKPSKSLTPAGMTFGEKRELTDEDIPELETRRNILGMVGGLEEDEKRQLIQEVLAPLGHNLMVTPKEVDVFIEDMANVLAMGLNAALHSDIDQDNAGMYTH; encoded by the coding sequence ATGGCAAAGGAAATTAACTTAGAACAATATAATGTCCGTACTGATTTAGCACTTGAAGCACACGAGCTAGTAAAAGAAAAAGAAGCAACAAAAGCACCGGAACAAAGACAATCGATAAATGGAGTTATTGTTAAAGAGCGAGACGAAGAAGGGGTGCATATCACAACGGTTGAGATTGCTAAGGAAGGTGCAGAACAATTAGGCAAAAAAGCTGGCAGTTATATAACCTTTGAAATTCAAGGAATTCGCAATCAGGACAGTGAACTCCAGGAAAAGGTTGAGCGGGTGTTTGCTAAAGAATTTAATCAATTTCTAAAACAGTTAGGAATTAACAAAGATGCTAGCTGTTTAGTCGTTGGGTTAGGAAACTGGAATGTAACTCCCGATGCGTTAGGACCAATTACTGTTGAAAACTTATTAATTACTAAGCATTTATTTGAGTTACAGCCAGAGCAAGTATCTGATGGATTTCGGCCAGTAAGTGCGATTACTCCGGGTGTTATGGGGCTTACAGGAATTGAAACGAGCGATATTATAAAAGGTGTTATTGAAAAAACAAAACCAGATTTTGTTATTGCTATTGATGCGCTTGCTTCGAGATCAATTGAAAGAGTCAATACAACGATTCAGGTGTCTGACTCTGGAATTCATCCTGGATCAGGTGTAGGTAATAAGCGTAAAGAATTAAGTAAGGAGACATTAGGGATTCCTGTCATTGCTATTGGTATTCCCACTGTCGTCGATGCAGTTTCTATTACGAGTGATACCATTGACTATGTGCTAAAACATTTCGGTAGAGAAATGCGGGAAGGCCATAAACCTTCCAAGTCCCTAACTCCTGCCGGCATGACATTTGGTGAAAAAAGGGAACTTACAGATGAGGATATTCCTGAACTAGAAACACGAAGAAACATCCTTGGAATGGTTGGTGGTTTAGAAGAGGATGAAAAACGACAACTAATTCAAGAAGTATTGGCACCGTTAGGACATAATTTAATGGTTACCCCAAAAGAGGTTGATGTTTTTATTGAAGATATGGCAAATGTCTTAGCAATGGGTTTAAATGCAGCTCTGCATAGCGATATCGACCAAGATAATGCCGGCATGTATACACACTAA
- a CDS encoding DUF3679 domain-containing protein codes for MTKFLLKCFFITTVLFLGVLVGIQIASNNLVNMTNDSSYSTSKLVEPSIGVELKSVNIDNLESNSKLTSHDLKGKQEKLEQIETFNLFSQVGMKLSDALDKLFSGLFEKLTSTIGNALM; via the coding sequence ATGACGAAATTTTTATTAAAATGCTTTTTTATTACGACCGTTTTATTTCTTGGAGTGCTTGTGGGTATTCAAATTGCAAGTAATAACTTGGTAAATATGACTAACGATAGCAGCTATTCAACATCTAAACTAGTCGAACCGAGTATAGGTGTTGAATTAAAGTCCGTTAACATAGATAATTTAGAAAGCAATTCCAAATTAACTAGTCATGATTTAAAGGGAAAGCAAGAAAAGCTTGAACAAATAGAAACTTTTAATCTTTTTTCACAAGTAGGCATGAAACTATCGGACGCATTAGACAAGTTATTTTCAGGTTTATTTGAGAAATTAACAAGTACAATTGGAAATGCATTGATGTAA
- the rpsT gene encoding 30S ribosomal protein S20 — protein sequence MPNIKSAIKRVKTSEKRRVQNISIKSALRTAIKSFEATLESKEVEGAKKAFLVATKKLDKAASKGLIHKNAASRQKSRLAKKLNEISA from the coding sequence ATGCCAAATATTAAATCAGCTATCAAACGCGTAAAAACAAGTGAAAAGCGTCGTGTCCAAAATATTTCAATTAAATCTGCACTTCGTACTGCTATCAAATCTTTCGAAGCTACTCTAGAGAGCAAGGAAGTTGAAGGAGCTAAAAAAGCCTTCTTGGTTGCAACCAAAAAGCTTGATAAAGCTGCATCAAAGGGTTTAATTCATAAAAACGCGGCATCTCGTCAAAAATCTCGCCTAGCGAAAAAATTAAACGAGATTTCAGCATAA
- a CDS encoding stage II sporulation protein P gives MSSRKFKSLTVSLNGTSFRRIVIVVIVGIIALFIITGMLTAFEPGYGPSSSTVHAWSSYVSSDALVYMMGTENPYFTQALPEESYSPNFSNLLFELATSINPDDPRSLLGRELPGFALFDGKIIVAGEGTDYTNMPIESAPPMEVMMAEREASKESLEKLNESDQAPPQTPAKEKSIHIIHSHNRESFLPELKNTDVAFHQSVNITLVGERLGQELEKRGIGVDVDKSDFGAKLSERGWVYGQSYDVSREKVKEAMSTNEDLEFYFDLHRDGQPRNITTVTINGIEYAKTMFVIGENHPNYEKNLQLATKLHDMLDKKYPGLSRGVIQKGGAGSNGRYNQDLSANSILIEFGGVENTLEEAYRSTAVFAEVFSEFYFNAKAKKVNK, from the coding sequence ATGTCTTCGCGAAAATTTAAAAGTTTAACGGTCTCGTTAAATGGGACAAGTTTTAGAAGGATTGTAATTGTAGTGATCGTGGGTATTATTGCCTTGTTTATCATTACGGGGATGCTTACGGCATTTGAACCAGGTTATGGGCCATCATCGTCAACAGTGCACGCATGGAGTTCCTATGTATCGAGCGATGCCTTAGTGTACATGATGGGTACTGAAAACCCATATTTTACTCAAGCATTACCGGAAGAAAGCTACTCACCTAATTTTTCGAATTTACTGTTTGAATTAGCAACAAGCATAAACCCTGATGATCCGAGAAGTTTGTTAGGGAGAGAATTACCTGGCTTTGCTTTATTCGACGGGAAAATAATTGTCGCGGGTGAAGGAACTGACTATACAAATATGCCAATAGAAAGTGCTCCACCGATGGAAGTAATGATGGCAGAGCGGGAAGCATCAAAGGAAAGCTTGGAAAAATTAAACGAATCAGATCAAGCTCCACCCCAAACACCGGCGAAAGAGAAAAGTATTCATATTATTCATTCACATAATAGGGAATCTTTTTTACCTGAATTAAAAAATACTGACGTAGCATTTCATCAATCTGTTAACATCACTCTTGTTGGTGAACGTCTTGGCCAAGAACTAGAAAAGCGTGGCATTGGAGTCGATGTTGATAAAAGTGATTTTGGAGCAAAGCTTAGTGAGCGTGGCTGGGTGTATGGACAGTCATATGATGTTTCGAGGGAAAAAGTTAAAGAAGCAATGAGTACAAATGAAGATTTAGAGTTTTACTTTGATTTACATCGAGATGGACAGCCGAGAAATATAACGACTGTAACGATAAATGGGATTGAGTATGCTAAAACGATGTTTGTTATAGGAGAAAATCATCCAAATTATGAAAAAAATCTACAATTAGCGACGAAACTTCACGATATGTTAGATAAAAAGTATCCAGGTTTAAGTCGTGGCGTTATTCAAAAGGGTGGGGCCGGCTCTAACGGGCGCTATAACCAAGATTTATCAGCTAATTCAATATTAATAGAATTTGGTGGTGTCGAAAATACTCTTGAGGAAGCATATCGTTCTACAGCAGTTTTTGCTGAGGTGTTTAGTGAATTTTATTTCAATGCCAAAGCCAAAAAAGTAAATAAGTAG